Proteins encoded by one window of Anaerobacillus sp. CMMVII:
- a CDS encoding FixH family protein yields the protein MKKTLVFSIFLLFFLIACGHNDHQSEMNFLDPIEVELIPLTELEVNKEIVTQVIVTQNEKTVSDAEEVVFEIWQHGHPETYRSLDGVAKGDGIYEVSWSATEEGVYYVFYHVTANGMHRMEKHQLVIGDDVDVEKILASPDERPKTHMH from the coding sequence ATGAAAAAGACCTTGGTTTTTAGTATATTTTTGCTCTTCTTTCTTATCGCTTGTGGTCATAATGACCATCAAAGTGAAATGAACTTTTTAGATCCGATTGAGGTAGAGCTAATACCACTTACAGAATTGGAAGTAAACAAAGAGATTGTGACTCAAGTAATCGTTACTCAAAATGAAAAAACAGTTTCAGATGCTGAAGAGGTCGTTTTTGAAATTTGGCAACATGGACATCCCGAAACTTATCGCTCCCTTGATGGGGTTGCTAAAGGTGACGGGATTTATGAGGTATCATGGAGTGCTACTGAAGAAGGTGTATACTACGTTTTTTATCATGTAACAGCAAACGGTATGCATCGAATGGAAAAACATCAACTAGTTATTGGGGATGATGTTGATGTAGAGAAAATACTAGCTAGCCCAGATGAAAGACCCAAAACCCATATGCATTGA
- a CDS encoding SCO family protein translates to MKIVKSLLFLSVLVILSSCGFLYGSPETKNQKGIVDLTEADWNVTDFQYTNQDGRPFGSSDLQGQYWIANMIFASCPTVCQTMTPNMITLQEEAKEEGIDVQFVSFTVDPDFDDPQGLKKYGEAYEADFTNYNFLTGYTLEEITQFSKDSFKSLIQEIPDSNDIMHSVNFFLVNGDGKVIRIYNGNTEFDAKAIIKDLKSTVR, encoded by the coding sequence ATGAAAATAGTTAAAAGTTTATTGTTCCTAAGTGTTCTTGTGATTTTATCGAGCTGTGGATTTTTATACGGTTCTCCGGAAACAAAGAATCAAAAAGGTATTGTAGATCTAACAGAAGCTGATTGGAATGTCACTGATTTTCAATATACTAATCAGGATGGAAGGCCTTTCGGATCTTCCGATTTACAGGGGCAGTATTGGATTGCAAATATGATTTTTGCTAGTTGTCCAACGGTTTGCCAAACGATGACCCCGAATATGATTACTCTCCAAGAAGAAGCTAAAGAGGAAGGGATTGATGTTCAATTTGTTTCTTTTACAGTGGACCCAGATTTTGATGATCCTCAAGGATTGAAAAAATATGGTGAAGCCTATGAGGCAGATTTTACTAATTACAATTTTCTAACAGGTTATACTTTAGAAGAGATTACCCAGTTTTCTAAGGACTCTTTTAAATCACTTATTCAAGAAATACCTGATTCAAATGACATTATGCATAGTGTAAATTTCTTTTTAGTAAACGGAGATGGTAAGGTAATACGTATCTATAATGGCAATACTGAATTTGATGCAAAAGCTATTATAAAAGACTTAAAGTCTACTGTCCGTTAG